The sequence GCGGGCGCGCCGCGCACCACCATGGTCTGGAGGGCGTAGATGGTCTCCTGGGTGTTGGTGCAGGGGAAATATTCCTCGCGTCCGGGCAGGATGCGCTGGTCGAGCAGGATCAGGGCATCCTTCTCGGGGGAGAACTGAATATGATCGGTCATGGAGTTAAAGTCCTAGCTGAGTTTTTTGGCCAAGAGTTCGTTCACCAGTCCGGGGTTGGCCTGCCCCTTGGTGGCCTTCATGATCTGGCCCACGAAGAAGCCCATGAGCTTGGTCTTGCCGCCCCGGAAGGCCTCGGCCTCGGCGGGGTTGGCGGCGATGACGGCGTCGATGGCGGCTTCAAGGGCCGAAGTGTCGGAGATCTGCACCAGGCCCTTGGCCTTCACCAGGGCCTGCGGGTCGCCGCCCTGGGCGAACAGCTCGGGGAAGATCTGCTTGGCGATCTTGCCGGAGATGACGCCGTCGTCGATGAGCTTCACCAGCGCGGCCAGCTCGGCGGGCTTGAGGGCCACCTGCTTCGCAGTAAGCTTGGCCTCGGCCATCTCGCGCATGAGCTCGCTCATGACCCAGTTGGCGATCTTCTTGGGCTGGTCGTAGGCGGAGAGAGCCTGCTCGAAGTATTCGGCAATCTCGCGCTCGGCGGTCAGCACGTCGGCGTCCTGCACGGAGAGGCCGAAGTCGCGCATGAAGCGTTCGCGCTTGGCGCGCGGCAGCTCCGGCAGCTCGGCGCGCCAGGCGTCCACCTTGGAGGGGTCGAGCTTCAGGGGCACAAGATCGGGGTCGGGGAAGTAGCGGTAGTCGTGGGCTTCTTCCTTGCCGCGCATGGAGGCGGTGATGTTCTTGTCCGGGTTGTAAAGCCGGGTTTCCTGGACGATGGCCTCGCCGTCCTCCAGGCAGTCCTTCTGGCGCTGGATCTCGTACTCGATGGCCAGGCGGACGTTGCGGAAGGAGTTGACGTTTTTTATCTCGGCGCGCGTGCCGAAGGCCTCCTGCCCCTTGGGGCGGATGGAGACGTTGGCGTCGCAGCGAAACGACCCCTCCTCCATGTTGCCGTCGCAGATGCCCAGATAGACCAGAATGGAGCGCAGCTCCTTCAAGTAGGCCACGGCCTCCTCGGCGCTTCGCATGTCCGGCTCGCTGACGATCTCGATGAGCGGCACGCAGGCGCGGTTCAGGTCCACGTAGCTTGCGTTGTCCGTGGAGGAATGGATGTTCTTCCCGGCGTCCTCTTCCATATGGATGCGGGTGACGCCGATGGTCTTGACCTGTCCGTCCAGCAGGATGTCCACCTTGCCGTGTTCGGCGATGGGCAGCTCGTACTGGGAGATCTGGTAGCCCTTGGGCAGGTCGGGATAGAAATAGTTCTTGCGGGCAAACACCGACACCGGATTCAGGGTGCAGTCAACGGCCATGCCCATTTTTGCCGCGTATTCCACAGCCTTCTCGTTGAGCACGGGCAGCATGCCCGGCATGCCCGAACAGACAGGGCAGACGTTTTCGTTGGGGTCCGCGCCGAACGCGGTGGAACAGCCGCAGAAAATCTTGCTCTTGGTGAGAAGCTGGGCGTGGACTTCAAGGCCGATGACCGCCTCGTATACCGCCATGACGTGAGGCTCCTGGGAAGTAGTGGGTAGCGGGGTCTGGTCTTACAGCCCATGCGGGGCGTGGTCAATGGGCAGACGAGATTGACTTGCAGGTCGGTTCATGTTGGGTATGATAAGACGAACACTTTTTCAGGAGGCCCCCATGCGACCGACCACCCTGCTCCCCCTTCTCCTGCTGTGCGTGCTGGCTTCTGCCGCCGGATGCATCCCCGGCACAAACCAGGGCGGATATTACGATGACAACCGTGGCTATTACAACCAGCGAGGCGGAGGCTACTACGACCAGAACGACGACAATCGCCAGCAGAGACGCCAGGAAGTGAACTGCAACAACAACTGGCAGAACTGCGTGGGGGTCTGCAATCAGATAGCCGACGCCAATCAGCGCTACGTGTGCGTGGCCAACTGCAACAACGCGCTGAACCAGTGCAAGGCACGCTGATACGGCAAGGATGAGTGAAGGGGAGCCGTACGCCGCGTCCGGCTCCCGCGTTGCCCCATGCCCCCCGGCGTGGTAGGATTATCCATGCCAGTCAACAACACGGAACCGCTCTCGGTCTACCGGGCAGGTCCGGGCTACGCCCCCTGCCTGGCCGAAATGATCCTCATGGCCACCCGCGCCCAGCACAAGCGCGGCATCCTGGACTACCTGCTGAACCTGCCGGAACCGCTGATCCTGCGTGTGATGGCGCGCCTCGCCATGCATCCCGCCCAGGTATGGGGCCGCATCGACAACACCTTCGTGGCCCTTGTTGACGGCGTGTGCTCCGGCACGGCCACCGCGCGCCCGGCGGTCCCCTTCGGGGAGTTCCCGTGTTCTCCCGATCCCTTCAGAGAAGTCGCGGCAGGGCTCAACATCGCGCCCGAGCTCGTGGATGCGGCGCTTGAACGCCAGAAGCGCCTGCTCTACTGGCTCTCGCCCGGTGACGATCCCGAACCGCAGGGCATGTGGCTGCTGGAATATCTGGCCGTGCGCCGCCCGTTCCGGGCAGGCGGCGTCGCCAGGGGGCTCATGGAGCGTGTGATGCAGGAGGCGCGCGCAGCGGGGGGCACTGGAATCGAGCTCTATTGCGAGATCGGCAACGTGCAGGCCGAACGGCTGTACGCCACGCTCGGCTTCAGCATGCTGCGCGAATATATTTATGATGATGACGCCGTGGTCTTCGGCGGCGTGGGGGTGAGGCAGTTGCGGCTTGTGTTTGAATAGTGCGGCTTGGGGAAGGCGTACTCAGGATTCGTCCTCGTCGTGCTTGCGGGGGGGATGGGCTTCCTTGAAGCTCATGCAGGCCCAGGGAAACAGCTCGCGGGCCTTGCCCACGGCGGAGGCCTCCACAGCCTCGTACCATTCGCCGAACTTGTCCATGAGCAGCCGTCCGCCCGGCGTCAGCGTGTGCCCGCCCTTGCGGCTGCCCGCCTGCTCGATAAGCTGGACGCCAAGCACTTTTTCGGTCTTGCGGATCTTGCCCCAGGCCGCCCGGTAGGACATCCCCAGGTGTTCTGCAGCCTTTTTCAGCGAACCGAAACGGTCCACGGCCTCCAGCAGCATGCCCCGGCCCGTGCCGAAGAACATGCCGTCCTCGGTCTCCAGCCACAGGCGAAGCCGCACCACAGGCGGCCTGACGCCGCCCAGCCCGCCACCGTTCGTCGATGGGGCCTCGCCCTCACAGACCTTCTCTTTCTGTTCTTTGGTCGTCATATCGATGAACATGCTAGCAAACCCCAGGCAGGAACAACAACCCCGAAAACGATTGTTCGCGCTTTAGGAGGCAGATCACCCTCGCGTGATAGTTCTTGGTGAAGAGTCCGGCATGTCGGTCCGGGAAGCGCGGGAGGTACTGCCTGCCTCCTGATTTGCCTGCCGCGCTCCCCGGTGTCCCGACTTGGTGGATGGGTGAAAGACCAATAGTCGAAATTGAAAGTCAAAATCAATTACTAGGTGCAAACCTTCTTTCAAGATGAG comes from Fundidesulfovibrio putealis DSM 16056 and encodes:
- the gatB gene encoding Asp-tRNA(Asn)/Glu-tRNA(Gln) amidotransferase subunit GatB; translated protein: MAVYEAVIGLEVHAQLLTKSKIFCGCSTAFGADPNENVCPVCSGMPGMLPVLNEKAVEYAAKMGMAVDCTLNPVSVFARKNYFYPDLPKGYQISQYELPIAEHGKVDILLDGQVKTIGVTRIHMEEDAGKNIHSSTDNASYVDLNRACVPLIEIVSEPDMRSAEEAVAYLKELRSILVYLGICDGNMEEGSFRCDANVSIRPKGQEAFGTRAEIKNVNSFRNVRLAIEYEIQRQKDCLEDGEAIVQETRLYNPDKNITASMRGKEEAHDYRYFPDPDLVPLKLDPSKVDAWRAELPELPRAKRERFMRDFGLSVQDADVLTAEREIAEYFEQALSAYDQPKKIANWVMSELMREMAEAKLTAKQVALKPAELAALVKLIDDGVISGKIAKQIFPELFAQGGDPQALVKAKGLVQISDTSALEAAIDAVIAANPAEAEAFRGGKTKLMGFFVGQIMKATKGQANPGLVNELLAKKLS
- a CDS encoding GNAT family N-acetyltransferase, which encodes MPVNNTEPLSVYRAGPGYAPCLAEMILMATRAQHKRGILDYLLNLPEPLILRVMARLAMHPAQVWGRIDNTFVALVDGVCSGTATARPAVPFGEFPCSPDPFREVAAGLNIAPELVDAALERQKRLLYWLSPGDDPEPQGMWLLEYLAVRRPFRAGGVARGLMERVMQEARAAGGTGIELYCEIGNVQAERLYATLGFSMLREYIYDDDAVVFGGVGVRQLRLVFE
- a CDS encoding winged helix-turn-helix domain-containing protein, which codes for MTTKEQKEKVCEGEAPSTNGGGLGGVRPPVVRLRLWLETEDGMFFGTGRGMLLEAVDRFGSLKKAAEHLGMSYRAAWGKIRKTEKVLGVQLIEQAGSRKGGHTLTPGGRLLMDKFGEWYEAVEASAVGKARELFPWACMSFKEAHPPRKHDEDES